A section of the Paenibacillus odorifer genome encodes:
- a CDS encoding stalk domain-containing protein, translating into MKFQKKAMLLLLLTSMLYTAPAYAGTTPQTPVTAVYLDDQQLQLEAQPLLVNDTVLVPMRKLFEAQGAKITWNNDTKTVKATKGDLVLTYHIGDQAANKNGHSLSVAVPGQIAGGYTMMPLRFVSEALGSTVKWDTATRAVRIYSAVDYDTTILYGVNLRSLPDSSAQSTVQQMLSAGDKVHVVREVDALWLEVRTQDNKSGYISAKPKYSNYTSAALVERQGNELLAYGEKYLGTPYEFGAATDQTSTFDCSSFVGHVFKDMLAIDLPRVSYNQAKEGKEVGINELRKGDLLFFSARGLDIGHVAIYAGNNQILHTYSKELGVHYEALSDKWKKRLVTARRLF; encoded by the coding sequence ATGAAGTTTCAAAAGAAAGCTATGTTACTTTTACTACTTACATCTATGCTCTATACTGCTCCGGCCTATGCGGGGACAACGCCTCAGACTCCGGTTACAGCCGTCTATCTGGATGATCAACAGCTACAATTAGAGGCTCAGCCCTTGCTCGTAAACGATACAGTACTAGTCCCTATGCGCAAGTTATTTGAAGCTCAAGGGGCAAAGATTACTTGGAATAATGATACCAAGACCGTTAAGGCAACCAAGGGAGACCTGGTGCTGACCTATCATATTGGCGATCAAGCAGCGAATAAAAATGGCCATTCCTTAAGTGTAGCCGTTCCCGGCCAGATTGCCGGCGGTTATACGATGATGCCACTGCGTTTTGTCAGCGAAGCTTTGGGCAGCACTGTGAAGTGGGATACTGCTACTCGTGCTGTTCGTATCTACTCGGCAGTGGATTACGATACGACAATTCTATATGGAGTTAATCTGCGAAGTTTGCCAGATTCGTCAGCCCAATCAACGGTTCAGCAAATGTTGTCGGCAGGAGATAAGGTACATGTGGTTAGAGAAGTAGATGCTTTATGGTTAGAAGTGCGAACGCAGGATAACAAGAGTGGATATATCTCTGCTAAACCCAAATATAGCAATTATACGAGTGCTGCTCTTGTAGAGCGGCAGGGAAACGAGCTGCTTGCTTACGGAGAAAAATATCTGGGAACGCCTTATGAATTTGGCGCTGCTACTGACCAGACGTCAACCTTTGACTGTTCTTCTTTTGTAGGACATGTATTTAAGGATATGTTGGCAATTGACCTGCCACGTGTCTCTTACAATCAGGCCAAAGAGGGCAAAGAGGTTGGAATTAACGAGCTGCGCAAGGGGGATCTGTTATTCTTCAGTGCACGTGGACTTGATATTGGACATGTGGCGATTTACGCGGGAAATAATCAGATCCTACATACGTACTCCAAGGAGCTTGGCGTTCATTATGAAGCCTTAAGTGACAAGTGGAAGAAACGTTTGGTGACGGCTCGCAGATTGTTTTAG
- a CDS encoding RidA family protein → MTEHTIASRLEALGIVLPEASEPAAKYANYVIVNGLCFVSGKGPAGHPKGKLGQDYTTEEGYHFARLTGIEILAVLKTALGSLDKVKRVVKVQGFVNADPLFEEHHKVLNGCSDLMLEVFGDKGLHARSVLGAVSVRDNLPLIIDSIFEVEEPV, encoded by the coding sequence ATGACAGAGCACACTATAGCGAGCAGACTTGAAGCATTAGGAATTGTCCTGCCTGAGGCTAGTGAACCCGCGGCAAAATACGCTAACTACGTAATTGTTAATGGCTTATGTTTTGTATCGGGAAAAGGACCGGCGGGCCATCCCAAAGGAAAGCTGGGACAAGACTACACTACCGAAGAAGGCTACCATTTTGCACGTTTAACGGGTATAGAGATCCTTGCCGTCCTTAAGACAGCTTTAGGTTCTTTGGATAAAGTGAAAAGAGTAGTCAAAGTTCAAGGCTTCGTTAATGCAGATCCCCTCTTTGAAGAACATCATAAAGTGCTTAACGGTTGTTCAGATTTAATGCTGGAGGTGTTCGGAGACAAGGGTCTTCATGCTCGTTCTGTATTGGGTGCTGTTTCTGTAAGGGACAATCTTCCGCTCATTATTGATTCCATTTTTGAGGTAGAGGAACCTGTCTAG
- a CDS encoding LLM class flavin-dependent oxidoreductase → MEIGISTFVETTPDVQTGEVISHAQRLREVVEEIVLADQVGLDIFGVGEHHRKDYAASSPAVLLAAAASQTTRIRLTSAVTVLSSDDPVRVFQDFATLDGISNGRAEIMAGRGSFIESFPLFGYDLNHYDELFDEKLDLLLKIRESEKITWSGAHRPAINNLGIYPRPVQNPLPVWIGSGGNTESVIRAGLLGLPLVLAIIGGSPLQFAPLVKLYKKAAAQAGHDVSKLPVASHSHGFIAEDNQQAADMFFPSTQASMNVIGRERGWGQYTRASYDAARRFEGALYVGDPETVAEKIIHLRKQVGITRFMLHVPLGTMPHKDVMRAIELLGTQVAPIVRAEISRWEAEVEAK, encoded by the coding sequence GTGGAAATAGGAATAAGCACGTTCGTAGAAACAACACCGGATGTCCAGACAGGTGAAGTGATAAGTCATGCGCAGCGTTTGCGCGAGGTCGTAGAGGAGATTGTGCTTGCAGATCAGGTGGGTTTAGATATATTTGGCGTGGGCGAACATCATCGTAAAGATTATGCGGCTTCTTCTCCAGCAGTTTTGCTGGCTGCGGCGGCCTCACAGACGACACGGATTCGGCTAACCAGTGCGGTTACAGTACTTTCCTCTGATGACCCAGTACGTGTGTTTCAGGATTTCGCTACTCTTGATGGAATCTCAAATGGACGCGCAGAGATCATGGCAGGCCGGGGTTCTTTTATCGAGTCGTTCCCGCTGTTTGGGTATGATTTGAATCATTATGATGAGCTGTTCGATGAGAAGCTGGACTTGCTGCTCAAAATACGGGAATCCGAAAAAATAACATGGAGCGGTGCGCACCGTCCTGCCATTAATAATCTGGGGATTTATCCGCGTCCCGTGCAGAATCCTTTGCCAGTATGGATTGGCAGCGGGGGAAATACAGAATCTGTAATTCGTGCGGGGTTACTAGGATTACCGCTTGTGTTGGCTATCATTGGTGGCAGTCCGCTACAGTTTGCTCCGCTAGTGAAGCTCTATAAGAAGGCTGCAGCACAAGCGGGACATGATGTGTCGAAGCTGCCCGTTGCTTCACACTCACACGGCTTTATTGCAGAGGACAATCAGCAGGCTGCCGATATGTTCTTTCCTTCTACGCAAGCTAGTATGAATGTAATTGGCCGGGAACGCGGATGGGGCCAATACACTCGTGCAAGCTATGATGCGGCACGTAGATTTGAAGGCGCTTTGTATGTAGGTGACCCGGAGACCGTTGCTGAGAAAATCATTCACCTGCGCAAGCAAGTAGGCATCACACGTTTTATGCTGCATGTGCCGCTTGGCACGATGCCTCATAAGGATGTAATGAGAGCCATTGAGCTATTGGGTACCCAAGTAGCACCCATTGTTCGCGCTGAAATATCGAGATGGGAAGCAGAGGTTGAAGCTAAGTAG
- a CDS encoding histidine kinase N-terminal 7TM domain-containing diguanylate cyclase, whose protein sequence is MNIMTWIDLLLFFVLFALFIYIFASVTITNLHKAYLVFHFTMMLWPFCQFAIKTTDDPKFQLFYVKLAFIDSVLLTIGWLLFTVLLTGNSHLLRKKNTLILYILAALIIVVVIANPNGNFVLPMNGGYIERYYGPIFWLLIIFLTTSVMISLYIIYSALVSNTTQRIKKQVAHVLKGVLVLTVFILLDVFLNVVLLKSDPVIPGLTSLGILISAIFFVIAIHRDKIFDLVTIAHQDIIDTITEGILVLDDSETVVEINRSLFPRINLQTGARFDVSTIAPMEQTSGAFDLFLHTYLNQPMERTEVELFYTSLNAYINITAAPIVVGGIRVGRILTFQDRSELHRLIAETNHQNETLQERNAALTEIQNELSQTNQKLKQMAITDSLTGCYNRHYLTLHLEHEIIENMKLKQPFAIILLDIDFFKTVNDNYGHLIGDVVICSTVEVIKKTLRETDVLARYGGEEFIIYLPNTDQTQANHLAKHIKSIIEANKVHVEDVAHALSITVSMGLLSISNFAAQYTESLTNQLNDLFESVDKALYQAKNAGRNQIVEINR, encoded by the coding sequence ATGAATATCATGACATGGATTGATTTATTATTATTTTTTGTTTTGTTCGCTTTGTTCATCTACATATTTGCGTCTGTAACCATCACTAACCTACATAAAGCATACTTAGTATTTCATTTTACTATGATGTTATGGCCCTTCTGTCAATTTGCTATCAAAACTACCGACGATCCCAAGTTTCAATTGTTTTATGTAAAGCTCGCTTTTATCGACTCGGTTCTGTTAACGATTGGCTGGCTTCTGTTCACGGTACTACTCACCGGGAATTCACATCTCCTTCGAAAAAAGAACACGCTGATCCTATACATTCTCGCAGCATTGATCATAGTAGTAGTGATCGCTAATCCAAACGGAAATTTTGTTCTCCCTATGAACGGCGGATATATCGAAAGATATTATGGTCCGATTTTTTGGCTGCTTATTATCTTCTTAACCACCAGCGTAATGATTTCTCTGTATATCATCTATTCAGCCCTAGTCTCAAACACTACACAGCGGATCAAAAAACAGGTTGCTCATGTGCTCAAAGGGGTGCTGGTGCTAACGGTATTTATATTATTGGATGTTTTTCTTAATGTGGTGTTGCTTAAATCTGATCCAGTTATTCCGGGGCTGACCTCTCTGGGGATCTTAATCTCGGCAATTTTTTTCGTAATTGCTATTCATCGGGATAAAATATTTGATCTCGTAACCATCGCCCATCAGGATATCATTGACACCATTACAGAAGGAATTCTTGTACTGGATGATAGTGAGACTGTAGTAGAAATCAATCGCTCGCTTTTCCCAAGAATCAATCTACAAACCGGTGCTCGCTTTGACGTGTCGACCATCGCACCCATGGAGCAAACTTCCGGAGCTTTCGATTTATTCCTTCATACATACTTGAACCAGCCCATGGAGAGAACCGAGGTTGAACTATTCTACACCTCACTCAATGCATACATTAACATTACTGCCGCGCCGATTGTGGTAGGTGGAATCAGGGTTGGACGCATTCTTACTTTTCAGGACAGAAGCGAGCTGCATCGCCTCATAGCCGAGACCAATCACCAGAACGAGACCCTGCAAGAGCGTAATGCTGCATTAACTGAAATCCAGAATGAACTATCGCAAACCAACCAAAAACTTAAGCAGATGGCCATAACGGACAGCTTAACCGGTTGTTATAATCGTCATTACTTAACGTTACACTTAGAGCATGAGATCATAGAAAATATGAAACTCAAGCAGCCTTTTGCTATCATCCTTCTGGATATCGACTTTTTCAAAACAGTGAATGATAATTACGGCCATTTAATCGGTGATGTGGTCATTTGCAGCACGGTAGAGGTAATTAAGAAAACGTTGAGGGAGACGGATGTTCTGGCGCGTTATGGCGGAGAAGAATTTATCATATACTTACCAAATACAGATCAAACACAAGCAAACCACTTGGCAAAACATATCAAATCTATAATAGAAGCTAATAAAGTACATGTAGAGGATGTTGCTCATGCCCTATCAATTACTGTTAGTATGGGACTGCTGTCCATTAGTAATTTTGCAGCTCAATATACAGAAAGCCTGACCAATCAACTAAATGATTTATTCGAATCTGTGGACAAAGCCTTATATCAAGCAAAAAATGCCGGACGAAATCAGATTGTTGAGATTAATAGATAA
- a CDS encoding zinc ribbon domain-containing protein YjdM yields the protein MSTLPNCPKCNSEYTYEDGSLLVCPECAHEWSLDTEAESSEENKVVRDANGNILNDGDAITIIKDLKVKGSSSVLKIGTKVKNIRLVDGDHDIDCKIDGFGAMKLKSEFVKKI from the coding sequence ATGTCTACTTTGCCAAATTGCCCGAAATGTAATTCAGAATACACTTATGAAGATGGTAGTTTGCTCGTCTGCCCGGAATGTGCGCATGAGTGGAGCCTCGACACAGAGGCTGAAAGCAGTGAAGAGAACAAGGTTGTCAGAGATGCCAACGGAAATATTTTAAATGATGGAGATGCTATAACTATTATTAAAGACCTTAAAGTAAAAGGAAGCTCATCCGTTCTGAAGATAGGAACAAAGGTGAAAAACATCCGTTTAGTGGACGGAGATCATGATATTGATTGCAAAATCGATGGTTTTGGAGCTATGAAATTAAAGTCCGAGTTTGTTAAAAAGATCTAA